A DNA window from Mesorhizobium sp. C432A contains the following coding sequences:
- a CDS encoding cyclic nucleotide-binding domain-containing protein — protein MLLKDEVGMLQRVPLFSGIEPTKLKLLAFTSDRVNYSAGQILFRQGDEADAAYVILSGSADILVDSDNGPIKVAELLPNSIVGEIAILCNSSRTATVKAASELEALRIRKDHFLRLMKEFPEMTIEILRVLADRLSSTTADLIDARTAESDSQLH, from the coding sequence ATGCTGCTCAAGGATGAAGTTGGAATGCTGCAACGCGTTCCCTTGTTCTCTGGCATCGAGCCGACAAAGCTCAAGCTGCTCGCGTTCACGTCCGATCGCGTGAACTACAGTGCCGGCCAGATTCTTTTCCGGCAGGGCGACGAGGCAGACGCCGCCTATGTCATCCTTTCGGGCAGCGCGGATATTCTGGTCGATTCCGACAATGGGCCGATCAAAGTTGCCGAATTGCTGCCAAATTCGATCGTTGGCGAGATTGCCATATTGTGCAACAGCTCCCGTACTGCCACCGTCAAAGCGGCAAGTGAGCTGGAGGCCTTGAGAATCCGCAAGGACCATTTCCTGAGGCTTATGAAGGAGTTTCCCGAAATGACCATCGAGATATTGCGGGTTCTTGCCGATAGGCTAAGCAGTACGACCGCGGACCTGATCGACGCACGAACGGCCGAGAGCGATTCACAGTTGCACTGA
- a CDS encoding MBL fold metallo-hydrolase, translated as MDDDFFLVRFWGVRGSIAVSGPEFARYGGNTICIEMQCGKHTLLFDAGSGLRPAGRTLRAAGVTDFDLFFTHCHYDHIIGLPAFKPIYERGIKVTLWSGHLAGRMTTRQMVDEFIRPPWFPVTLGVCKASLDCRDFASGDLLRPREGVVVRTGSLTHPGGCIGYRVEWGGRVVAVITDTEHEPGKLDPAVLGLIENADLVIYDCTYTEEEMERYRGNGHSTWQQGVKLCEAAGARGLALFHHDPARTDDELDEMEKLAKDRFAGAFAARDGQTLTFPVLHKKR; from the coding sequence ATGGACGACGATTTCTTCCTTGTCAGGTTTTGGGGCGTGCGCGGCAGCATTGCGGTGTCGGGGCCAGAATTTGCTCGCTATGGCGGCAACACGATCTGCATCGAGATGCAATGCGGCAAGCATACGCTTCTGTTCGACGCGGGCTCCGGCTTGCGGCCTGCCGGCAGGACGCTTCGGGCGGCGGGCGTCACCGATTTCGACCTGTTTTTCACCCATTGCCATTACGATCACATCATCGGGCTGCCGGCTTTCAAGCCTATTTATGAACGAGGCATCAAAGTTACGCTTTGGTCCGGGCATCTGGCTGGACGCATGACGACGCGGCAGATGGTCGATGAATTCATTCGGCCGCCATGGTTTCCGGTGACACTCGGTGTCTGCAAGGCGAGCCTCGACTGCCGCGATTTCGCATCCGGAGACCTGCTTCGGCCACGCGAAGGAGTTGTTGTACGAACCGGTAGTCTTACCCATCCGGGCGGCTGCATCGGCTACCGGGTCGAATGGGGGGGCCGCGTCGTGGCGGTCATCACAGACACCGAGCACGAGCCGGGCAAACTCGATCCGGCGGTGCTCGGTCTGATCGAGAATGCCGACCTCGTCATTTACGATTGCACCTACACCGAGGAGGAAATGGAGCGCTACCGCGGCAACGGGCACTCGACATGGCAACAGGGCGTCAAGCTCTGCGAGGCGGCCGGCGCGCGCGGGCTTGCGCTGTTTCACCACGATCCGGCACGCACAGACGATGAGCTGGACGAGATGGAGAAACTGGCCAAGGACAGATTTGCCGGCGCTTTTGCGGCGCGGGATGGCCAGACGCTCACATTTCCAGTCTTGCACAAAAAGCGCTGA
- a CDS encoding polysaccharide deacetylase family protein: MTSDPIWQPLVDELAHRQRWGRKAEFWLRDDDAVDPTPALDRLLDLTGDFAVPVTLAVIPAQTDGKLVVRLDAAPHATVAIHGWAHRNHAPEGQKKQELGAHRPREVVLDELAGGLSRVTGLHGARAVPMLVPPWNRIDAGLVPDLGSIGFAALSVFGPPRPASLAVINSNVDIMDWHGTRGCRDHGLLVQAIVAQLQRAFDGGEPVGLLTHHLVHDESAWLFLERLFTITARAEACAWLPISTLTERSAGK, from the coding sequence ATGACGTCCGACCCGATTTGGCAGCCTCTGGTGGACGAGCTGGCGCATCGGCAACGGTGGGGCCGCAAGGCAGAGTTCTGGCTGCGCGACGACGACGCCGTGGATCCGACGCCGGCGCTCGATCGGTTGCTCGACCTCACCGGTGACTTCGCGGTTCCGGTCACTCTGGCCGTCATTCCGGCCCAGACCGACGGGAAGCTTGTCGTCCGGCTTGACGCCGCGCCGCATGCCACGGTCGCCATTCATGGCTGGGCGCACCGAAATCATGCGCCCGAGGGTCAAAAAAAGCAGGAGCTCGGCGCGCATCGGCCACGCGAGGTGGTGCTGGATGAGCTGGCCGGCGGGCTGTCGCGTGTAACCGGCCTGCACGGCGCACGTGCGGTTCCGATGCTGGTGCCGCCCTGGAACCGGATCGACGCCGGCCTGGTACCCGACCTCGGATCGATAGGATTTGCGGCATTGTCGGTGTTCGGGCCGCCAAGGCCGGCTTCCTTGGCGGTCATCAACAGCAATGTCGACATCATGGATTGGCATGGCACGCGCGGCTGCCGCGATCATGGTCTGTTGGTTCAGGCCATCGTCGCGCAATTGCAGCGTGCATTCGACGGCGGCGAACCGGTCGGCCTGCTCACCCACCATCTCGTCCATGATGAATCGGCCTGGCTTTTCCTCGAACGGCTGTTCACGATCACCGCGCGGGCAGAAGCCTGCGCATGGCTTCCGATCAGCACACTGACAGAACGCAGCGCCGGAAAATAG